Genomic DNA from Cololabis saira isolate AMF1-May2022 chromosome 20, fColSai1.1, whole genome shotgun sequence:
CTCTGACACAGCTGCTGTCACGTCCTCAAAGTACCTGAGAGGACGAATCTGGATGCTGGATGAGAGTGTGGAGCCACTGAGGGGTGACGGTGAGGGGTAGTTGTGGAGGAACTGGTTGTGGTTCTCGGTGTCTGAGAGCTGCTCCAGCTCAGtgtctctcctcttcaggtcagtgatctcctgcCGCAGTTTCTCCTGAAGATCTTTGACTCGACTCACTTCGTgttcctgctgggatctgacctgctgcttcacatcagaGCTTCTTTTCTGGAGGAGACGGATCACCTCGTTGAAGCTCTTCTCACTGTCCTCCACGGCTTTATCAGCAGAGACATTGATGTCTTTCACCTGTATAAACACCAATATGGATTTAGGAAACATCATTCTACAGAAATGGCTATACTTCAATTGGTTGATAAAATTCACACtgcaatcaataataatgaatacactttgggaatctttcttgatttatccaaagcttttgacacagttGATTTTGATATTCTTCTTCAAAAATTATTACACTATGGATTTGCTTGAATCACTCATGTGTGGCTTTTCAATTATATTAATAACCGTCAGCAATTTGTTATAAATGATGGTAATTCATCAGAGAATCAGAAAATGCGGGGTCCCCCAGGGGTCTATACTCGGGCCcctgttattttagatttatataaATGATTTGGCCGCAGCCTCGTCGTCCTTGTTTCCTGTACTTTTTGCCGATGATacaaacttatttatttcacataatttttgaaatgaaatgaaatgaaatgatttttCATCTCTAATGGGAAAGGCTAACCatgatttagaaaacatttcaaaatggtttaaaCTTAACAAACTAtcactgaatataaaaaaaaattaatttgatTATATTTACGTCAAAAAATCAAATATATTGTAAATCTAACAGCAGTCCGTCCATAGGAGATGACCCGCTCACTCAGGTTACATCAACAACCTTCTTTGGTGTAATTATCCATGAAAGTTTAAGCTGGAGAAACCACATCAACCATGTCTGTAAAAACATATCTAAATCTAtctacttcattcaatcattttaaacataagctcaggacacatttaattgatcagattacATAATATGtctagatttgttattttttctttattcatgtAGATCCATGTATTCgattcatgctgctgtttatttgctttgtctttgtttttagactgtaatcatgtattctgcatgttttaaatctttgtacaatatgttgctgtattttacaggtagaggcctcgtatttaagccccttgggctttttgcctcagccgagcacattaccaatctcttttttacatttgtatgttacttgttctgttttttatactatgttgaataaataaataaatcaaatcaaaatcacctcctgctgaagcagctcCACGTCTTTCTCTCGGTCCTGGATTCTctgctggatttgttgtcgactctcctccagctccttctgCTTCTCACatctttctgctgcagctgagacTGTTTCATGACCTTTATGTTCATCCATCGTACACAGATAACAGATACTCTGCTGATCAGTACGACAGAAGATCTTCATCACCTCATCGTGGAGAGAGCAGATGTTCTCCTGCAGGTTCTTGGAGGGATCCACCAGctggtgtttcttcagctgagCTACATCATAGTGAGGTTGGAGATGTTTCTCACAATAAGAAACTAGACAGACCAGACAGGACTTGACAGCTTTCACCTTCCTCCCAGTGCAGAAATCACAGGTCACATCTtcaggtccagcatagcagagatcagcaggagcagcttggaGTCCAGTCTTCTTCAGATCCTCCACTAACTCTgctaacatgctttttctcacCAGGACGGGTCTCGTCATGAAGGTTTCTCTGCACAGAGGACAGCTGTGGACTCCTCTGTGATCCTCCTCATCCCAGCATGTTTTAatacagttcatgcagtagttgtGTCCACAGGGAATCGTCACCGGATCCTTCAGTAGATCCAGACAGATGGAACAAGAGAACTTTAGTGAATCCATCTTGTTTCCTCGTTTCTCAATTCCTCCTCACAACAGTGAATAATTGCAGTGTAATGATGACACCAGTCCCTGAGCTGTCTGATCTTTGAACAGAGAGCAACCTGGAAATATCTTATCAGATATGAACTTTATGATGCCGAGCAGGGAGGAGCTACCAATGGGACTTcactccatgtgtgtgtgtgtgtgtgtgtgtgtgtgtgtgtgtgtgtgtgtgtgtgtgtgtgtgtgcgtgtgtgtgtgtgtgtgtgtgtgtgtgtgtgcgtgcgtgggtgggtgtgtgtgcaTGATTGGGAGTGACGTGAGGAAAGAAATGTGCAATAATGTGTAGGTTTTCTCTTCTGTGGGTCCTCTGTGCAATAATGTGGACATTTGTGCAATAAGTTCATTCGGGCTCTGTGCAATAATTTTTTCTTCTACTCAGGGGTATTGTGTAATAGGTTTTCTGGGAACTGGAAGTGGGAATTGATGTGTGTTAACTATAGTGTGGTTTGATTGCACATGTGGGTGGAGACTTCAGGGTTATGTTTATATCTTTATTGGAGTGTGATTGTCACCTGTGCCTctcgtgtccaagacaaatttatcctaagggagacaataaagattcatcttatcttatttaGGGAGGATTAAAACATGTAAATCAGTTGAAACTGTTGAATTTTATACAGATGATACGATTACATACACTGCACTACCCAAACTCTAGTTTTAGAATTTTTTACATAAAACTTTTCCACCATCTAGTGTTTGATTTGTGGTTCTACAGTTGCTACTTTATTTGCATAACAAATGTCATAAAATATGTGCAACACAATGAGCTTTACAAGGCCCATTTACATTTAACAGGTTTCTGTTTTAGTCACAAAAGTAGAATCAAGTCCGAAGCTTTTTCAGGCAGATTTGTTGCTCTCATATTGTCAAATATCCAGTCATTTTCTGATCTTCATTGTCTGCAGTTGTCCTGAATACTGAATTGGATGGATCATGTGCCAAATATAATGTTTGAAGTAAGAGAACAAACTTGAAAACCTTAACATAATGTTTCTAAACTCGTTTTAGCAACTCGTAACAGGAAGAGCAATATTTGTACCAATGCATGAGCTGGTCTACTGTGATTGGTCGACGTAACTCTCAGTAATCTCCCTCACACCAAAGTCCCACctcccatctgtccatccaaGTGCACGGCCTGGTTTGCAGCACACCTCTCTCTTGACACTTTTCCACTAATACCAACACAGCTCGTCTCCGCTCGCCTGGACTCTACTCGTCTCTACTCGACTCTACTGGACTCTACTCGTCTCTACTGGACTCTACTCGTCTCTACTCATCTCTACTCCACTCAGTCTCAGTCGTTTTCCACTACAGGTCAGTGCGCCCCGATGTGGGTGGGGCCTTAATGGCACGGTGGCCTCAAATGCCGGTGACGTCTTTTTATTTGACAACCGCCGGTCTGAGCGTTCAATCGAGCCTCTCAGGCGTTATTGTTCCCAGTTTCACGGATGCACAGTGAGAGCAAAACCTCTGGAAGTCTGAAGAAATATTCAGCTTCTTGTGCAACAAACGGCATCCAGCTACAGAGCATCAAGACCTGAGATTATGGGAATATGTGGGCTTGAAGAAAAGAGTGGCCATCGCAATGTGGAAACTTGCTACTGGTTGAGCGCACCGGAGGATTGGACATCTTCTTGGTGTCAGCGTCACGACTGTGTGCAGATGTGTGCAGATGTGTGCAGATGTGTGCAGATGTGTGCAGGGGTTTTGTGCTGCAGCAGAGCCGGTGTTGGTGCCAGAACAAATCCTTTTTCCTGACGGAGAGAGGTTCAGAGAAACGGCTGTTTTACAATGAGAACAGTGAAtgtgtttacatggaaaacacgtttgatggtctttctccaattcctcttccTAGAATGTGAGTGATGcacagctgagaaaaaagtgtagtcccTTAGAGTTGGGTGAAGAgaacgccatgtatcgcaaagacacATCATTCATATATTgtttaacaatacttgctgtccgcttgcattactgagcctgtccacaccagggtccagaaccatgttgaggtctcctccgatgatgactgtgttgtctaggtgagcagaaagtgaggtgaaaaaagagtgaaaaaacaaggagtcatcaacatttggaccatatacattagagatgcataaattcaagctttgaatttgcaagactaatattaaatatctaccctctgagtcaatgtgtgtgtcctttacagtgaaatgtactcttttattaatgagaattgctacccctctttgtctggagttgtaacaggctgaGAAAACATGCGGAATCTGTGCCGTGGCCAATGTATCTGCTGAAGTTTTAACTAAGTGCGTCTTGTAGtaggacaatgtctgcctgAAGGGTTTTTATCTGATTAAGAAGTTTCAGTCTCTTCGCCCTGTTCCCGGCTCCATTTACATTCCAAGTCAggaactttaatttatccataatccaatcattgaaagtaacattatatgtaaatgGTAATGTTGCATGAGAAACTGTTGTAtgtgtgccatgttattctaaatgtgtgatatgtgtattTGTACCAGTTtaccaaacaaaaacagaaagtgcagtagggtgggacatagagggaaaaaagaaaaagaatggggaaagggagtgaggtgggggggagggaaataattctaatcataaaaaaatagagaaaagaaaaaaaagaaagaaaggggcaATCGCAAGTGTGAGCCTATGACTTACCGAGACTAGCagagcaagaattattaatatgtaccggaaatgttttatgtagctatatctaatctaatcaccaagtgtttatgtagctatatctaatctaatcaccatttagtgagaaagaaagagagaagaagaaagtacatttgtactcatcctttttaGCAGAGCCAGGGAGTGATGTTGGGATCGCGGTACAGTTGTCCGTTCACGTACAGTTTGTCCACGGTGATAACGGCCCTCGCTCCCTCAGCCATTAGCTtcctccggaccgggaagaggactcggcgacggtccaggatctcccgggggaactggtcaTTCACGGAGAACGGCAATCCGCGTAGCTGTGGCCCTCGGCTTCTCACCTGCTCCTTCTGCGTATAGTGTTCAAACTTGGCAACAATGGGTCTAGGTCTCTGGGCTTCCAATCTTCTTCCTGCTTAgcgatggacgcggtgaaacgtgatggagttCGCCATATCTTCCggaagttttattattatttatgattaattattaataattatcgtAATAAACAtattaataactctctaataactgaaccatcaccccctttgtggcacagcaggtgtcaaacttgagtctttaagggccggtgtcctgcaggttttagatgtttccctgctttaacgcACCCTGACAGACATGGCTGTGTCCTTAACAGAGTTATGTAGACCTTGAAGTcgagctgatgacgaccatgaattagaatcaggtgtgtagaaacagggaaacatctagaaCGTGGAGAACAGCAGCCCTCAAGGAcccactttggacacccctgttttagatgtttctcacTGTTTCCCTGCAACTCCCTGATACAAGAAACGGTTCATGGACGGAGCTGTCGacacctggatgacaagctaatgaggaaaAAGTCCATTCTGATATCACACaactttttcaaaatgtttattttatttcaacatttcatgTCTTAATaacagaaactttttttttcatagatgtaaagaaaaaaaacaacagatatACAAATCTGAGATGTTggaaaaacccttaaaaaactaaaagataTACAACTAAAAGGAATTAATTAATCATTTAACTGATTCcagtttatatttacatttaattCACTGATAATGATCAATCAAACCCACTCAGAACCCACAATGTCTAAATGTTTAACATAAGTATCATTGTTCCATGATAGTAATAGATTACAGTGATTCAATCTAAGAAATAAGAAATTACAGCTTTGTAATCACCGATATATTATTTCAATCACCagttaaaaacacatttctctCTCGTACAAGGTCATgtttttgttacttttattttcattatttacgCACTTGTTCATTTAAAACCACAAACTTcattttcagtttagtttttgttCCAACCGTTTTCTTGTTACACAGTTGATACACTGATGGTTAAATTACTTAACATTAACAAGCTCAACTGAACCACGAAGTAAAAGTCCAGCGTAGAGCGGCTGGGTGaaggaggtctggactctgtggaggagggtcatggtctcagagacgctgtagaaggacagaagaCCAGCTCCGTGGTCCAGGTAAACTCCAACTCTGGAGGAACGAGGACCTGAGACAGGAGTGTTGACACCGTTGTGCCAAAATGTGTAAGTGTTGGTGTCACAACGCAAAGACCAGCTTTTGTTGTTGTAACCAAATCCACAATCATTTGAGTTTCCTTTTCTGCTGATGTTCTTGTATACGACTGCAACATagactcttcctcctctccactccacctcccagtaacacCGTCCAGTCAGACCCTCATTACTCAGGACCTGTAACCAATATgtgaatctgtctggatgatcagaatatgactgtttttctttcattgcTGTCACTTTTCTGTTCCCATCAGACAGTAATAGATATGAGTTTGCTGTGTTTCGATCCAGAGtgatttttttataatatttcaAGAATCCATCTCTGGTCTTTGGTTCTGGTcctgacagtaaaacatccactTCAGCCACTGACAGTGAGATGTTTGTCCACGTCTCTCTCAGAAGGTCCTGTAGTTTCTCTCTGGTCTCTGACACAGCTGCTGTCACGTCCTCAAAGTACCTGAGAGGACGAATCTGGATGCTGGATGAGAGTGTGGAGCCACTGAGGGGTGACGGTGAGGGGTAGTTGTGGAGGAACTGGTTGTGGTCCTCGGTGTCTGAGAGCTGCTCCAGCTCagcgtctctcctcttcaggtcagtgatctcctgctgcagttTCTCCTGAAGATCTTTGACTCGACTCACTTCCTgttcctgctgggatctgacctgctgcttcacatcagaGCTGCTTTTCTGGAGGAGACGGATCACCTCGTTGAAGctctcctcactgtcctccacgGCTTTATCAGCAGAGACATTAATGTATTTCACCTGTATAAACACCAATATGGATTTAGGAAAAATCATTCTACAGAAATGGCTATACTTCAATTGGTTGATAAAATTCCCACTGCcatcaataataatgaatacgCTTTGGGAATCTTTCTTGATTTATCCAAATCTTTTGACACCTTTCATTTTGATATTCTTCTTCAAAAATTATTACACTATGGATTTGCTTGAATCACTCATGTGTGGCTTTTCAATTATATTCATAACCATCAGCGATTTGCTATCATTGATGGTAAATCATCAGAGAATCAGAAAATGCGGGGTCCCCCAGGGGTCTATACTCGGGCCcctgttattttagatttatataaATGATTTGGCCTCGTCCTCCTTGTTTCCTGTACTTTATGCCGATTATacaaacttatttatttcacataatGATTTTTCATCTCTAATGGGAAAGAGTAACCatgatttagaaaacatttcaaaatggtttaaaCTTAACAAACTAtcactgaatataaaaaaatctaattttgttatatttacatcaaaaaataaaatctattgtAAATCTAACAGCGGCCTGTCCATAGGAGACGACCCGCTCACTCAGGTTACATCAACAACCTTCCTTTGTGTAATTATCCATGACAGTTTAATCTGGAAAAACCACATCAACCATGTCTGTAAAAACATATCTAAATCTAtctacttcattcaatcattttaaacataagctcaggacacatttaattgatcagattacctaatgatatttttagatttgttattttttctttagataccatgtattctattaatgctgctgtttattagccttgtctttgtttttagactgcaatcatgtattctgcatgttttaaatctttgtacaatctttttctgtattttacaggtagagGCCTCGTACAACAACAAATATGATTTTGAAGGGCAGATCTTTAAGCCCTTTGATCCTTCAATATTTGACTTCTACAGTTATGATTTTGACCCTGATCTAAATTTTTTTTCGGGATATGATACCTCTAACTTTTGTAGTTTTTATAACGAAACCCAGTTTAATGATTTATGTGCTTCTATGCCTCCAAATATATTCTCTACTTTTCATTTGAATATTAGAAGTCTTTCTAGGAACTATGAcaattttattcattatttatcgTTACTCAAACATGATTTTTCTGTTATTGCTTTATCAGAAACATGGCTTACAGAGAACTCTAGAGATACCTTTAAATTACCTAATTACAATTCAGCTCATTACATAAGAGAGAATAGATCTGGAGGTGGAGTATCTCTGTTTATTCATGGTGACTATGAATTTAAAATTAGGAATGATCTCTCTCTGAAATCAGATAGGGCTGAGGTGGAATCGGTCTTTTTGGAGCTCTCTTGTCTCTCTGGTGGAAAAAATTTTATTGTTGGTGTTATTTACCGCCCACCTGACTCTGTTATCAAAGATTTTAATGAAAGTCTGTCCAGTTCTCTTGACCTTATAAGCAAAGAGGATAAACTCTGTTTCATTTTAGGAGATTTCAATAtaaacctttttaaaaataatttagaTACCCTCACTGGGGATTTTTTGAATATTCTTTATTCTAATTACTTTTTCCCTCTTATTCATAGATCTACACGAGTTAAAGAAAATTCTGCAACTTTAATTGATAACATCTTAACTAACTCTTTGAGTAGAGGAATGAAATCAGGGGttttgtattcagatttgtCAGATCATTTCCCCATTTTCCAGTACtctttaattaatgttaatagAGTTAAACATGCCAAGAAAACAATGTACAAAAGGATTATGAGCAAGTCTAATATTTCTAAATTTAAAGACATGCTTGCTAGTATCTCATGGGATGATCTTTATGAgcaaaataatgttgaaattgCATATCAAAGTTTTATGAACATTATTAGCTTTAGTTTTAATCAGTGTTTTCCAATTGGCAGTTCTACTAAGAAATCCAGTCAAGCCTTTAACAAGCCTTGGTTTTCAGTTGATTTACTGAagctgttgagaaaaaaaaataaaatgtacagaaaatatgtctcaaatcCTACTCCTCTTACCCATGGTGTTTATAAATCCTATAGGAATAAATATACTCACTCCATTAGGCttgcaaaaaagaaatatttcagTGAAAAATTCAATAGTTGTTCAAAAGATATTAAAACCACGTGGAAAGTAATAAATCAGTTGTTGCAAAGAGAAAGGACTACCCCAGAGCTCCCTTCAGTTTTCTTGGATGGGGAAAATTCTTTCAACAATCCATTTGATATAGCTCAAagatttaatgatttttttgttaatattggttatgaattgtcaaataaaatttCTACTTGTCATGGTAATCCACTGGATTTTATTTCTAAAGATTTTCCTATTATTTCGTCATTCAAGCTCCCAAATATTCAAGAAATAAGTGACATAATTGATGAACTGAAAACATCTTCAGCCGGTCATGACAATATACCTGCATTCCTTGTCAAACAGGTGAAACAGACAATACTGCAGCCACTTGTTCATATCTTTTCCTTGTCTTTGAAAACAGGCATTGTGCCAGAGGATTTAAAAATTGCAAAAGTTATTCCTCTGTTTAAAGCTGATGACCCATGTTGTTTCAATAATTATAGACCCATTTCTATTTTGCcatgtttttcaaaaatattagaaaaaattatttataaacgGATTCTTTTTCATCTAGATTCTAATTCAGTTCTCTACAAACATCAGTATGGTTTTCGGAAAAATCATTCTACTTATATGGCTCTGCTTCACCTTATTGACAAAGTTACCTCTGCACTTGAGAAAAATGAATTTACCTGTAGTATCTTTATCGACCTTTCAAAAGCGTTTGATACTGTTAACCATCAAATTTTAATGGATAAGTTACATAAGTACGGTTTTCACGATACTGCATACAAATGGTTAAAAAATTATGTCTCAAATAGAAAGCAATTTGTTTGTGTTAATGGTTGCTATTCCAATAAGGCCAGATTACTTTGTGGAGTCCCGCAGGGGTCCATTCTTGGAccattattatttcttatttatattAATGATTTGCCTAATGTTTCAAATTTCCTTTGTCCAataatgtttgcagatgacacaaccCTAGTGCTctctcattcaaacttcaactcACTAATTAAGGATGCCAATGCTGGTTTAACTGCCTATGCTATGTGGTTCAGATTAAATAAACTATCCTTGAATataaagaaatcaaatttcataaCTTTTTGGTGGCAAAAAATCATACCCTAAGGATTCATGCAAAATTAATATTGAGTCTGTTAGTATGCCTCAGGTGTCAACTACAAGATTCCTGGGTATTATTGTTGATGAGAGTTTGAGTTGGAGAGAACAAATTGATTGGGTcaccaaaaaaatcaataaatccaTTGGCATTATAAGGCGTGTTAGTCATCTTGTCGCGACGAGTTGTCTCCTTACActttattatagtttaatttatACTTATCTTTCTTATTGTAATATAGTTTGGGCAAATACTTTTCCTACAAATCTTCACAAAATTCTGGTCCTACAGAAACGTTCTGTTAGGATTGCAACTCGATCAGAGTCACACGCTTCatctactcctttatttcaaaaactcaagattcttactatttatgacatcaatatttttcagatatgcgtttttatttataagctaaattcaagtgaaggcaatattcctggacagttcaagacttactttaaattaatttcagagattcattcttattcaactcgacaatcctcagatcttcatcctcctaaatttctcacttgcagacGTCAATTTTCGTTGAGATTTAGGggcactaaattgtggaatgatttttcccacctGGCAAAAAGCTCGTCCTCTCTGAAATTTTACAAAAGACGTTTAAAGgaccacttgactgctgttttgtaactgttttcccaatgtattgttgtttatgtatccatgttctttttgtttttttctgtgtttcactcatagtgacatgtacagtcttatttgctcaggaatcaatacaatataagttgtaaaaacaatatcccatgcacactcacacacacttattttttgtctttattctttatatattgcattattagtttgccatcacttttgtgtagttatactttctgttttttgtatgttaatcttgacatgaaattttaatatcttcggtggaggcttcaaataagcccattgggttttttgcctcttcctgcaccgtatagtgtttatcattgatatttcctgtatatttttaaaaactgtgcaaaacaataaactaaactaaactaatttaagccccttgggctttttgcctcagccgagcacattaccaatctcttttttacatttgtatgttacttgttctgttttttatacaGTGCTGTGTTGGACCAccccagtgatcatgtggactgttataaaggtttatgaacattttgtgaatgtataccGTATTCAAACGTTGAAACCCTGGTCAACCCCCCCCGGCCTGAaactggctttaatgtgcctcataaaatggcgactgtgccatgaactacaatcccagcatgccttgcgggatggggcggcgcctgagagcgacgcgcacccaaccccgagcgaggcactgatgacgtcatCGCAGCGCGCGGAGATACAAAACTtgttctcttctcttttcttcagCCAAGGATCCGGGACGCGCATTGCTGTCCAGCAGCTTTTAAGAGctgtgggggaggggggtttcCATGAGCCGTCCAGGCCCGCACTGACCGGGCACAAGGTCCGGTCCCAAGGTCCGATCTCAGAGCGCTGCGCTTTGAACTCTCTCTCCCTGTCTtaactcctttctttttcctccgaGCCCTGTCGTCCATTCAGGACGACGCTCCGGGAGCCGAACCCGCCAGGAGCTCCAGCCTTTGGACCGCGAGGCCCTCGCGCAGCCCGGCGACCCAATACGGGACGAGCCGACGTTCCGAAGGGAGGAACCGGCCCCCCGTGCGCAGCGAGGCGGTGTGCTGAGGACGTGGTCAGGACAAGAGCGAGCCGGTGTGAGGTTTCTCCGGCCACTGTTCACTTTTTCTGTGAAgttaggagaggagagagaccgAGCGGCCGCAGAGATTGGGGACCCCCGCCAGGAAACTCCTTCAGAACCGCACCCGCAGGCGAGGAGCCTGCAGCTTCAGATCCGGACATCCGAGGACGCGTGAGCTGCGGTCTGGGCGATCAGTCACTGGTGTAGAcctgaatttatgtttaatgaaattactgtgtgcatattacggttatttgttcatttggtggcgccgtttcgccagtttATCACGGTTTAAAACACTGGGAGTAACATCCGGTCTAGATTTGCACGTGGCTTAAAGAGgattccgccatctttaaaagaccacaggagccccgtttgaactgtagatgttctgtgtcttcgttattattgcttgatttcttttttttttattattattccatgcatttaacttccatttccttttattgattgttttttttctagttaGGT
This window encodes:
- the LOC133420808 gene encoding tripartite motif-containing protein 16-like, coding for MDSLKFSCSICLDLLKDPVTIPCGHNYCMNCIKTCWDEEDHRGVHSCPLCRETFMTRPVLVRKSMLAELVEDLKKTGLQAAPADLCYAGPEDVTCDFCTGRKVKAVKSCLVCLVSYCEKHLQPHYDVAQLKKHQLVDPSKNLQENICSLHDEVMKIFCRTDQQSICYLCTMDEHKGHETVSAAAERCEKQKELEESRQQIQQRIQDREKDVELLQQEVKDINVSADKAVEDSEKSFNEVIRLLQKRSSDVKQQVRSQQEHEVSRVKDLQEKLRQEITDLKRRDTELEQLSDTENHNQFLHNYPSPSPLSGSTLSSSIQIRPLRYFEDVTAAVSETREKLQDLLRETWTNMSLSVAEVDVLLSEPEPEPEPKTRDGFLKYSRKITLDQNTANNFLVLSHGERKVTVQRGNKQHPRHPDRFIHISQVLGKNPLTGCCYWEVERSGHVGVAVAYETIGRSGDFNAHVFGYNDKSWVLHCNNNFSFRHDNIATSVSGPASSRVGVYLDHGAGLLSFYSVSETMTLLHRVQTSFTQPLYAGFFLGGPDGDCAEFC
- the LOC133420809 gene encoding tripartite motif-containing protein 16-like, producing MDSLKFSCSICLDLLKDPVTIPCGHNYCMNCIKTCWDEEDHRGVHSCPLCRETFMTRPVLGRNSMLAELVEDLKKTGLQAAPADLCYAGPEDVTCDFCSGRKVKAVKSCLVCLVSYCEKHLQPHYDVAQLKKHQLVDPSKNLQENICSLHDEVMKIFCRTDQQSICYLCTMDEHKGHETVSAAAERCEKQKELEESRQQIQQRIQDREKDVELLQQEVKYINVSADKAVEDSEESFNEVIRLLQKSSSDVKQQVRSQQEQEVSRVKDLQEKLQQEITDLKRRDAELEQLSDTEDHNQFLHNYPSPSPLSGSTLSSSIQIRPLRYFEDVTAAVSETREKLQDLLRETWTNISLSVAEVDVLLSGPEPKTRDGFLKYYKKITLDRNTANSYLLLSDGNRKVTAMKEKQSYSDHPDRFTYWLQVLSNEGLTGRCYWEVEWRGGRVYVAVVYKNISRKGNSNDCGFGYNNKSWSLRCDTNTYTFWHNGVNTPVSGPRSSRVGVYLDHGAGLLSFYSVSETMTLLHRVQTSFTQPLYAGLLLRGSVELVNVK